Part of the Sulfurimonas denitrificans DSM 1251 genome is shown below.
ATATTATAAAAAGAGAGAGCGAGTTCTCTCTTGATTGGTTAGGACGCTCACTGGCTTTTAACTCAAGAGCGCCAAGGGATGTGTTTTCATACTTAAGTGCAACACCAGAAGATCCATACAGAGTAATCGCTGAGGTTAAAAAAGCCTCCCCCTCAAGAGGCGTTATAAGAGAAAACTTTGACCCTATTGCAATTGCTCAAAGTTATGAAATAGGAGGAGCTAGTGCCATCTCAATTCTTACAGAACCTCATTTTTTTCAAGGAAACTTGGACTATTTAGCTCAAATAAGAAGATATGTAAGTATTCCACTGCTTAGAAAAGATTTTATAGTAACAAAATATCAGATACTAGAGGCTTTGGTTCATGGAGCCGACTTTATACTTTTAATTGCTGCAGCTCTTAGTAAGGCAGAGTTAAAAGAGCTTTTAGGATATACAAGACACTTAGGCATGGAAGCGTTAGTTGAGGTACATGATAAAAGTGATTTAGTAAAAGCTATCTATGCGGGAAGTGATATTATCGGAATTAACCATAGAAATCTACAAACTTTTGAGATGAATATGAATCTCTCTTATGAGCTAATCCCTCTTATTCCAAATGGCAAAATTATAGTCGCAGAGAGTGGAATATATGAGCATGGACAGCTTGAAGATTTAAGTAAAGCTGGAGTGGATGCTTTTTTAGTAGGTGAATCACTTATGAGAGAAGATGATGAAGAGGCTGCATTAAAAAAATTAAAATTTGGCAGCAACTAGAGTGAAAAACTCT
Proteins encoded:
- the trpC gene encoding indole-3-glycerol phosphate synthase TrpC encodes the protein MILDEIIKKTREDIIKRESEFSLDWLGRSLAFNSRAPRDVFSYLSATPEDPYRVIAEVKKASPSRGVIRENFDPIAIAQSYEIGGASAISILTEPHFFQGNLDYLAQIRRYVSIPLLRKDFIVTKYQILEALVHGADFILLIAAALSKAELKELLGYTRHLGMEALVEVHDKSDLVKAIYAGSDIIGINHRNLQTFEMNMNLSYELIPLIPNGKIIVAESGIYEHGQLEDLSKAGVDAFLVGESLMREDDEEAALKKLKFGSN